The proteins below come from a single Triticum aestivum cultivar Chinese Spring chromosome 5D, IWGSC CS RefSeq v2.1, whole genome shotgun sequence genomic window:
- the LOC123125492 gene encoding uncharacterized protein At3g28850-like: MRGLRSRILRTLQSFPNAAAAQSNALLPPPDAAAPAPSEDVPEPADGDCRGGGGGDDDKENFSPKAKKMKVGSGREGDCPGEPGRGYRRPELESPSLFDPDLLAAFRGVVDAYAQALEKTQRHGDDFDDADDDIAAALDAGGRDEDPLAGLESRCPPGGARAVVLYTTSLRGVRKTFEDCATVRRLLDGLRVAFLERDVSMHAPYRDELRALLPPPPGGAGDGASMPLPPRLFVDGRYVGGADEVVALHERSRLRPMLRRAARRRAGDAACAVCGGAWFVVCGGCSGRHWLYDDGSAAAVAASRVPCPGCNENGLVPCPLCS; this comes from the coding sequence ATGAGAGGCCTCAGATCGCGGATCCTCCGGACCTTGCAGTCCttccccaacgccgccgccgcgcAGTCCAACGCCCTcctcccgccgcccgacgccgccgcacCCGCGCCGTCGGAGGACGTGCCCGAGCCGGCCGATGGCGactgccggggcggcggcggcggcgacgacgacaagGAGAACTTCTCGCCGAAGGCCAAGAAGATGAAGGTGGGCTCCGGCCGCGAGGGTGACTGTCCCGGGGAGCCTGGCAGGGGCTACCGCCGGCCCGAGCTCGAGTCGCCGAGCCTCTTCGACCCGGACCTCCTCGCCGCCTTCCGCGGCGTCGTGGACGCGTACGCCCAGGCGCTGGAGAAGACCCAGCGCCACGGTGACGACTTCGACGACGCGGACGACGACATCGCCGCCGCGCTGGACGCCGGCGGCCGCGACGAGGACCCCCTGGCCGGGCTCGAGAGCCGGTGCCCGCCCGGCGGGGCGCGCGCCGTGGTGCTCTACACCACGTCGCTGCGCGGGGTGCGCAAGACGTTCGAGGACTGCGCCACCGTGCGCCGCCTGCTCGACGGGCTCCGCGTCGCCTTCCTGGAGCGCGACGTGTCCATGCACGCGCCCTACCGGGACGAGCTCCGCGcgctgctgccgcctccgcccggtggcgccggcgacggcgccagCATGCCCCTGCCGCCGCGGCTGTTCGTGGACGGGCGGTACGTGGGCGGCGCGGACGAGGTGGTGGCGCTGCACGAGCGGTCGCGGCTCCGGCCGATGCTCCGGCGCGCCGCGCGCCGGCGCGCGGGCGACGCGGCCTGCGCGGTGTGCGGCGGCGCCTGGTTCGTCGTGTGCGGCGGGTGCAGCGGCCGTCATTGGCTCTATGACGACggctcggccgccgccgtcgccgccagccGCGTGCCGTGCCCCGGATGCAACGAGAACGGGCTGGTGCCGTGCCCCCTGTGCAGCTGA